The genomic window GTACGCAGGTCGGTCTGCGCCTGGCTGATGTCATTGCCCCACGACATGGTCGAGGAGGGCAGGCCGACGCCGAGGAACGACAGGGTCGCCTCCGCGACGATCGCCGAGGCGAGCGAGATCGTCGTGATCACGATGACCGGTGCCAGCGAGTTCGGCAGGACGTGGCGCAGCAGGATGCGGAATCGCGAGACGCCGAGCGCGGTCGCCGCCATCACGAAGTCGGAGTTCTTCACCCTGAGGATCTCGGCTCTCAGCACACGTGCTGTCGCCGGCCACGCGAAGAGGCCGATGGCGAGCGAGATGACCCACACGTTCCGGTACGCCGAGAGCACCGACATGATGACGACCGCGGCGAGGATGTAGGGGATCGAGAAGAAGATGTCGCCGACGCGCGAGAGCACCGAGTCGACCCATCCGCCGTAGAAGCCCGCGACGGCGCCGAAGGCGATGCCGAGCACGGCGACGAGGAACGTCACGATGAGGCCCACCGCGAGCGACGTCGAGGTGCCGTGGATGATGCGCGAGTAGATGTCGCAGCCCTGCTTGGTGAAGCCGAGCGGATGCCCTTCCGTGGGGCCGCCGTTCGAGTTCGAGAGCTGGCAGTCGTTGTTCGGCGGGGTCTGGGTGAACCAGCCCGGGAACAGGGCGACGACGACGACGAGGAGGATCAGCGCTGCCGAGATCCAGAACATGGGGCGGCGGCGCAGGTCGTTCCACGCGTCGGTCCACAGGTTCGAGGGCTTGCCCTCGGCCTTGACCTTGTCGATCGCGACGAGCGGGGTCTCCTCGATCGGCGCGACGTAGTGCTGCTGGTCGGGTCTGGTGTTACTTGGCATAGCGGATCCTCGGGTCGAGAACGGCGTACAGCAGATCCACCAGGAGGTTGATGAGGAGGTAGATCAGCACCATGACGGTCACGAAGGAGACGACGGTCGGTCCCTCACCTCGGATGATCGCCTGGTAGAGGGTGCGGCCGACGCCGGGCACGTTGAAGATGCCCTCCGTGACCGTCGCGCCGACCATCAGCACGCCGAAGTCGACGGCGAGGTAGGTGACGACGGGGATCAGCGAGTTCCGCAGGATGTGCACCGGGACGATGCGGTTGCGCGACAGGCCCTTGCTCGCGGCGGTGCGAACGAAGTCCTGCGTGTCGGTGTCGATGACCGAGGCCCGGGTCAGGCGGCTGATCTGCGCGAAGCTGATCGTCGCGAGCACGAGCGCCGGCAATATCAGGTCTTGGATCGGCGCGCCCGCACTCACCGTGGTGCGGAACCAGCCCAACTGGATGCCGAAGACGAACTGCGCGACGAACGCGATGACGAAGATCGGCAGCGAGATGAGGATCAGGCTGACGACGAGTGCACTCGCGTCGAAGATGCCGCCCTTGCGCAGACCCGAGATGAGGCCGACGGTGATGCCGGCGACCATCTCGAAGATGACCGCGAGCACGGCCAGTCGCAGCGTGACGGGGAACGTCTCGGCGAGGATCTGGGAGACCGGCTGACCCGAGAACGAGGTGCCGAGGTCGCCCGTGAAGATGCCGCCGA from Agromyces sp. LHK192 includes these protein-coding regions:
- a CDS encoding ABC transporter permease, which produces MPSNTRPDQQHYVAPIEETPLVAIDKVKAEGKPSNLWTDAWNDLRRRPMFWISAALILLVVVVALFPGWFTQTPPNNDCQLSNSNGGPTEGHPLGFTKQGCDIYSRIIHGTSTSLAVGLIVTFLVAVLGIAFGAVAGFYGGWVDSVLSRVGDIFFSIPYILAAVVIMSVLSAYRNVWVISLAIGLFAWPATARVLRAEILRVKNSDFVMAATALGVSRFRILLRHVLPNSLAPVIVITTISLASAIVAEATLSFLGVGLPSSTMSWGNDISQAQTDLRTAPQTLILPSIALSITVLAFIMLGEVVRDALDPKARARR
- a CDS encoding ABC transporter permease — its product is MAGYIVRRLLQAIPVMLGTTFLIYFMVFSMPGDPILALFGDKTPPPEVAEQLRQQYNLDQPFIVQYFLFLGGIFTGDLGTSFSGQPVSQILAETFPVTLRLAVLAVIFEMVAGITVGLISGLRKGGIFDASALVVSLILISLPIFVIAFVAQFVFGIQLGWFRTTVSAGAPIQDLILPALVLATISFAQISRLTRASVIDTDTQDFVRTAASKGLSRNRIVPVHILRNSLIPVVTYLAVDFGVLMVGATVTEGIFNVPGVGRTLYQAIIRGEGPTVVSFVTVMVLIYLLINLLVDLLYAVLDPRIRYAK